A portion of the Edaphobacter lichenicola genome contains these proteins:
- a CDS encoding SDR family oxidoreductase, which produces MKISLKPLSQQTIVITGATSGIGLATAQAAAKRGANLVLAARNEEVLAKTVRELEESGVRALYVVTDVGKREDVERLAQSAIEHFGGFDTWVNNAGQGLWGRLEEVTDEDHRRLFDINFWGVVYGSTTALRHLKKQGGALINLGSVASDFAFPIQGMYSTTKHAIKGFTDALRRELNDERAPVSVTLIQPAAIGTPFALHAKNYTENEANLPQPIYAPEDVARTILLAAEQPRRALHIGGAGKLMGIFSRLTPGLVDTTSSFMIKSQLKPEPKRHRQDSLWQAGQDGQVRGDQSFIRRSGYTAAIVNPLASLLVVGAVGVGIGLAVWNKLKD; this is translated from the coding sequence ATGAAAATCTCACTAAAGCCACTTTCGCAGCAGACTATCGTCATCACCGGCGCTACCAGCGGTATTGGACTCGCTACAGCACAGGCGGCCGCAAAACGTGGCGCCAACCTTGTATTAGCAGCGAGAAACGAAGAGGTACTCGCCAAAACGGTTCGAGAACTGGAAGAGTCCGGGGTGAGGGCTCTCTATGTTGTAACCGATGTCGGTAAACGCGAGGACGTTGAACGGCTGGCACAGTCGGCGATCGAGCATTTCGGAGGGTTCGACACCTGGGTCAATAACGCCGGGCAGGGCCTGTGGGGCCGGCTTGAGGAAGTGACTGATGAAGATCATCGCAGGCTGTTCGATATCAATTTCTGGGGTGTCGTATACGGTTCTACAACTGCACTACGACACCTGAAAAAACAGGGCGGGGCACTGATCAATCTCGGAAGTGTAGCCTCAGATTTCGCTTTTCCAATCCAAGGAATGTACTCGACCACCAAGCATGCAATCAAGGGCTTTACAGACGCACTGCGACGCGAACTGAATGATGAGCGAGCGCCCGTCTCAGTGACGCTGATTCAACCAGCGGCGATCGGAACCCCATTTGCCCTGCATGCGAAGAATTACACAGAGAATGAAGCCAACCTGCCGCAACCAATCTACGCTCCCGAGGACGTGGCACGAACCATCCTGCTTGCAGCAGAGCAACCGCGACGCGCATTGCATATCGGTGGTGCTGGCAAGCTCATGGGCATCTTTAGTCGTCTGACGCCGGGACTCGTCGACACAACCTCCAGCTTCATGATCAAGTCGCAACTTAAACCCGAGCCCAAGCGACATCGCCAAGATAGTCTCTGGCAGGCGGGCCAGGACGGACAGGTGCGGGGCGATCAAAGCTTCATCCGTCGTAGCGGATATACCGCAGCTATCGTAAATCCGCTCGCCTCGCTCCTCGTTGTCGGAGCCGTGGGAGTGGGCATTGGGTTGGCCGTCTGGAACAAACTCAAAGATTAG
- the xth gene encoding exodeoxyribonuclease III produces MIEIASWNVNSIRARLEQVTAWLETYLPDVLLLQELKGTEFPADVFKNLGYESVAVTQKAYNGVAILSRHPIETISRTLAGDEKDSHSRFIEVMIGGLRVVNIYLPNGNPIGSDNFAYKLAWMDRLHRQLKIWEKKDPPTLIGGDFNVIPEDIDCHKPSSWIRDALFQPEPRAKYRSLLKLGYIDAFRSLHPDLKGQFTFWDYFRQAFQHNRGIRIDHFLLSPSLGERLISCEIDRGPRAQIKPSDHTPIVVKLR; encoded by the coding sequence ATGATTGAAATTGCGAGCTGGAACGTAAACTCAATTCGAGCTCGTCTCGAACAGGTCACAGCGTGGCTAGAGACATACCTGCCGGACGTCCTATTGCTGCAGGAGTTAAAGGGAACAGAATTTCCGGCCGACGTGTTCAAAAATCTTGGATACGAGAGCGTAGCGGTAACCCAGAAGGCTTATAACGGCGTCGCGATCTTGTCTCGCCACCCGATCGAGACTATAAGCAGGACGCTGGCTGGGGATGAAAAAGACAGCCATTCCCGGTTCATCGAGGTGATGATCGGCGGTCTCCGTGTCGTTAACATCTATCTTCCAAATGGAAATCCCATAGGAAGTGACAACTTCGCCTACAAATTAGCCTGGATGGATAGACTTCACAGACAGCTAAAGATTTGGGAGAAGAAAGATCCTCCGACTCTGATAGGAGGGGACTTCAATGTCATCCCGGAAGATATCGATTGCCACAAGCCTTCCTCGTGGATACGCGATGCACTTTTCCAGCCGGAGCCACGCGCAAAATATCGCAGTCTACTCAAACTCGGCTATATTGATGCGTTCCGGTCTTTGCATCCCGATTTGAAGGGACAGTTCACCTTCTGGGACTACTTCAGGCAGGCATTTCAGCACAATCGCGGAATTCGAATTGACCACTTCCTACTATCGCCATCCCTGGGTGAGAGATTGATCTCTTGCGAGATTGATAGAGGGCCGCGGGCACAGATAAAACCGTCTGATCACACGCCAATCGTCGTCAAATTGCGATAA
- a CDS encoding aldo/keto reductase, with the protein MKNEHDDSKSEVSRRLFLKGAAIGGAMTALSATAGAQSHVAQNTINPEVPNFSGEYDTPVAEFQVPRRAMGKTGLEVSILGMGGFHLGTAAGQPEVNNMIAKAMDHGINFFDNAWEYHKGVSEERVGAALKGKRDKAIVMTKVCTHGRKRDVAMRMLEESLTRLQTDHLDVWQVHEVVYYNDPEKCYASDGVLEALSAAKQQGKVRFVGFTGHKNPSIHLEMLNGGYPFDTVQMPLNPFDYSYRSFQQHVLPVATQRGMAVFGMKSMGGSGEMISSGALTPTEALSYAMSLPGVSTTISGMDSMAVLDQNLKIVQNFTPLTAKQIEDLRAYGKQFEDGRYELFKSTVKYDGDLGRQQHDYPPSADLPA; encoded by the coding sequence GTGAAAAACGAACATGATGATTCCAAGTCAGAGGTGAGTAGGCGGCTATTTCTAAAAGGCGCCGCTATAGGAGGCGCGATGACTGCTCTCTCCGCTACCGCCGGTGCCCAAAGCCACGTCGCTCAAAACACAATCAATCCAGAAGTGCCAAATTTCTCTGGAGAATATGACACGCCAGTTGCAGAATTTCAAGTACCCCGTCGCGCGATGGGTAAGACCGGTCTCGAGGTATCGATCTTGGGGATGGGTGGATTCCATCTCGGGACGGCCGCCGGCCAACCTGAAGTCAATAATATGATCGCGAAGGCAATGGATCACGGAATCAACTTCTTCGATAACGCATGGGAATATCACAAGGGTGTAAGCGAAGAACGGGTTGGGGCGGCGTTGAAAGGAAAACGCGACAAAGCTATTGTAATGACCAAGGTCTGCACTCACGGTCGCAAGAGAGACGTTGCCATGCGAATGCTCGAAGAATCACTTACCCGTCTTCAGACCGATCATTTGGATGTTTGGCAGGTCCATGAGGTCGTTTATTACAACGACCCCGAAAAGTGCTACGCATCTGACGGGGTACTGGAAGCCTTGAGCGCGGCGAAGCAGCAAGGCAAGGTTCGTTTCGTTGGGTTCACCGGCCACAAGAACCCTTCGATTCATCTCGAGATGCTGAATGGGGGCTATCCCTTTGATACGGTTCAGATGCCGCTTAATCCGTTCGACTACAGCTATCGAAGCTTCCAACAACATGTTCTGCCGGTGGCGACTCAGCGAGGGATGGCTGTCTTCGGTATGAAAAGTATGGGCGGGTCAGGCGAGATGATTTCGAGCGGCGCACTGACGCCAACCGAGGCTTTGAGCTACGCCATGAGCTTGCCTGGGGTTTCAACAACCATCAGTGGTATGGATTCGATGGCGGTCCTCGATCAGAATTTGAAGATCGTACAAAACTTCACCCCGCTGACAGCTAAGCAGATAGAAGACTTGCGGGCGTACGGAAAGCAATTCGAGGATGGGCGGTATGAGTTGTTTAAAAGTACAGTGAAGTATGATGGCGATCTCGGGCGACAACAGCACGACTACCCCCCATCTGCTGACTTGCCGGCCTAA
- a CDS encoding SRPBCC family protein, with product MSVPLTEKPNAENTPKSSSAGVIINGHYAPPPQDKDGKIWIRTSALIQGSPQELYDIWRNVEFIPSWQEEIISVIATGEKTSHWAMKSGDKTIEWDSEVLADEPGKRIAWRSIGGESENAGEVIFEPAPSGRGTIATVLQEFRMGKLASAWETFVGRNPKQAVIENLRHFKAFAETGEIPRAQGSSHGDRGVIGGMKESVYGEKIPTPPGPNQPVS from the coding sequence ATGTCAGTTCCACTAACGGAAAAGCCAAACGCAGAGAATACACCAAAGTCGAGCAGCGCCGGTGTGATCATCAATGGCCACTACGCCCCGCCTCCTCAGGATAAGGATGGCAAGATCTGGATTCGAACAAGTGCCCTCATCCAGGGCTCGCCTCAGGAGCTATACGACATTTGGCGCAATGTGGAATTCATTCCGTCATGGCAGGAGGAGATCATCAGCGTCATCGCCACTGGCGAAAAGACATCACATTGGGCCATGAAGTCCGGAGATAAGACGATCGAATGGGATTCCGAGGTGTTGGCAGACGAACCGGGTAAGCGAATCGCATGGCGCTCTATTGGGGGTGAGTCAGAGAACGCTGGAGAAGTGATTTTTGAACCAGCGCCCAGCGGCCGCGGCACCATCGCTACTGTCCTACAGGAGTTCAGGATGGGAAAGCTCGCGAGCGCCTGGGAGACGTTTGTTGGCCGCAATCCCAAGCAGGCCGTCATCGAGAACTTACGTCACTTTAAGGCGTTCGCCGAGACAGGCGAGATACCTCGAGCTCAGGGCTCGTCGCATGGTGATCGCGGAGTGATTGGTGGAATGAAGGAATCGGTCTATGGAGAAAAGATTCCTACTCCCCCAGGCCCCAATCAACCCGTGAGCTAA
- a CDS encoding zinc-dependent alcohol dehydrogenase, with product MKAVCWMGKSKVETLSVPDPTLLNPHDAIIKVTKTAICGSDLHLYDGFIPTMESGDILGHEFMGIVEEVGKDVANLKRGDRVVVPFTIACGNCAFCKKQVWAACDNTNPNAHLMEAAYGYSGSGLFGYSHMMGGYAGGQAQYVRVPFANVGPLRIESDLPDEKVLFLSDIFPTGYMAGENAQIQPGDTVAVWGCGPVGQFAIASAFMLGAARVIAIDRLPERLEMARSIGAITVDYSEQDVDVLTALKDLTAGTGPDSCIDAVGLEAHSAELQGVYDAVKTTLMMETDRPIVLRQAIQAVRKGGTLSVPGVYGGLLDKVPFGAAFGKGITMKMGQTNMHKYMKPLLERIEQGQIDPSYIISHRITLEQAPEMYKIWRDKKDNVTKIVIDPWA from the coding sequence ATGAAAGCAGTTTGCTGGATGGGAAAGAGTAAGGTCGAGACGTTGAGTGTGCCAGACCCAACGCTGTTGAACCCTCATGATGCAATTATCAAGGTCACCAAAACGGCCATATGCGGATCTGATCTTCATCTTTACGATGGCTTCATTCCGACCATGGAGTCAGGAGACATCCTTGGACATGAGTTTATGGGGATTGTCGAGGAAGTAGGGAAGGACGTCGCCAATCTCAAAAGGGGAGACAGGGTAGTGGTTCCTTTTACGATTGCCTGCGGAAACTGTGCTTTTTGTAAAAAGCAGGTTTGGGCTGCTTGCGATAACACAAATCCAAATGCGCATCTGATGGAGGCAGCTTACGGATACTCTGGCTCGGGTCTGTTTGGCTATTCACATATGATGGGGGGGTATGCTGGCGGACAGGCTCAATATGTGCGGGTGCCTTTTGCTAATGTTGGACCTTTGAGGATCGAAAGCGATCTTCCGGACGAGAAGGTGCTGTTTCTCTCCGATATCTTCCCAACTGGTTACATGGCTGGTGAAAATGCCCAGATTCAACCGGGAGACACAGTTGCGGTCTGGGGATGTGGACCGGTCGGTCAGTTTGCGATTGCGAGTGCCTTCATGCTTGGAGCTGCTCGAGTTATTGCGATCGATAGACTCCCAGAGCGACTGGAGATGGCTCGATCGATTGGTGCTATCACAGTGGACTACTCAGAGCAGGATGTGGACGTTCTCACCGCTCTAAAGGATTTGACGGCGGGAACCGGACCTGACTCATGTATCGACGCGGTAGGTCTCGAAGCGCACTCAGCTGAGCTTCAGGGAGTCTACGACGCGGTAAAGACGACCCTCATGATGGAGACAGATAGGCCGATTGTTCTCCGTCAAGCGATCCAGGCAGTCCGTAAGGGCGGAACGCTGTCGGTTCCCGGTGTTTACGGAGGTTTGCTCGACAAGGTCCCTTTCGGTGCGGCGTTTGGCAAAGGCATCACTATGAAGATGGGCCAAACCAATATGCACAAGTATATGAAACCTCTGCTCGAACGGATCGAGCAAGGCCAGATTGACCCCAGCTACATCATCTCTCATCGGATCACGCTCGAACAGGCTCCAGAGATGTACAAGATCTGGCGCGACAAGAAAGATAATGTCACCAAAATTGTGATTGATCCGTGGGCATGA
- a CDS encoding MBL fold metallo-hydrolase produces the protein MDGVAVSEEQITSIDSIAEGVRGLRIAFVNVFAVTHTDGSWSLIDAALPLSASHIRSWAEAHFATPPNALILTHGHFDHVSAAKELAEGWDIPIFAHSLEFPYLTGKEEYPKPNVGAGGGMMTLLSPLYPRRPIDIGSRLRALVERTEASSETGLAEFQKLPELPGWQIFHTPGHTPGHVSFFRPSDRTLLVGDAFCTTKPESFFEAAVVQHAELHGPPSYFTSDWDAARNSVKLLAALEPTVLAPGHGKPLSGSNIPSALRQLSTDFDKIAVPANERPK, from the coding sequence ATGGACGGAGTCGCGGTTTCTGAAGAGCAAATCACATCTATTGACAGTATCGCCGAGGGTGTTCGCGGGCTACGCATCGCTTTTGTGAATGTCTTCGCAGTGACCCATACTGATGGGAGCTGGAGCCTAATTGATGCAGCGCTGCCTCTCAGCGCCTCGCACATTCGAAGCTGGGCAGAAGCGCACTTTGCCACTCCCCCCAATGCTCTCATCCTTACTCACGGCCACTTCGATCATGTGAGTGCAGCGAAAGAACTGGCGGAGGGTTGGGATATCCCGATTTTCGCTCATTCCTTGGAATTCCCATATCTCACGGGAAAAGAGGAATATCCGAAACCCAATGTTGGAGCCGGCGGCGGAATGATGACCCTTTTATCGCCGTTGTATCCGAGAAGACCAATCGATATTGGAAGCCGATTGAGAGCACTCGTTGAGAGAACTGAAGCTAGCAGCGAAACAGGTCTAGCTGAGTTCCAGAAGCTGCCTGAGCTTCCAGGATGGCAGATTTTCCACACGCCAGGCCATACTCCTGGCCACGTTTCGTTCTTTCGTCCTTCAGATCGCACCCTATTGGTAGGAGACGCCTTCTGCACCACTAAACCCGAATCGTTCTTCGAAGCCGCAGTTGTTCAACATGCGGAGTTACACGGCCCGCCTTCTTATTTCACTTCTGATTGGGACGCGGCGCGCAACTCGGTCAAACTACTAGCAGCTCTGGAACCCACCGTATTGGCACCTGGCCACGGAAAGCCTCTCTCGGGTTCCAACATCCCGTCTGCCTTACGTCAACTATCAACTGACTTTGACAAAATCGCGGTGCCTGCAAATGAGCGTCCGAAATAA
- a CDS encoding DUF2062 domain-containing protein — MASHTDVLLPESIREFLRCRILRPLLRLLRGGVTPRRLAWSLALGIVIGINPSVGITTVLVILLAWAFGLNQVASQIGAHAMTPLHLILFLPFIELGVHLFHTRRLPLNRQQLEHLSHHPWRLVRDIWQWEWHALIVWTAVAVVVMPLLASYIRRVLVLLMRRHRTLLRSNPTLPSSD; from the coding sequence ATGGCATCCCACACAGATGTGCTGCTTCCCGAGTCAATACGTGAGTTCCTTCGCTGCAGGATACTGCGTCCACTGTTGCGTCTGCTCCGCGGCGGGGTGACACCGCGGCGCTTGGCGTGGAGTTTAGCGTTGGGCATTGTGATCGGGATCAACCCGTCGGTAGGTATCACTACGGTCCTGGTTATTCTCCTCGCATGGGCGTTCGGTTTAAACCAGGTCGCGTCACAGATTGGTGCCCATGCGATGACGCCGCTCCACCTAATTTTGTTTCTTCCATTTATCGAGTTGGGCGTACATCTCTTTCACACCCGTCGCCTCCCGCTAAATCGGCAGCAACTTGAGCATCTGAGCCATCATCCCTGGCGCCTTGTTCGCGACATCTGGCAGTGGGAATGGCATGCACTGATCGTCTGGACCGCCGTCGCTGTCGTCGTGATGCCCTTGCTTGCCTCGTATATTAGACGCGTACTGGTGCTGCTGATGCGCCGCCATCGAACACTGCTGCGTTCGAACCCGACGCTGCCCTCATCTGATTAG
- a CDS encoding Crp/Fnr family transcriptional regulator, with the protein MSATVYKNSLLQSLDAEVIKRLSLEPVTFELEHQIEFPGESIRYLYFVEEGMASLTTTFENGAQVEVGMFGYESVIGVSALMGTKRSLNRVYTQIAGHGYSCPLEAARSEFRRGGTFQSLTLRYVQAQLVQAMQSAGCNVQHEVDQRLARWLLICADRAHSNTFKMSHEFLGHMLGASRPTVSMAAAALKRKGLITYTRGLITIPDVKLLEKKACECYHVIKDHLDNYTEFDSGIIS; encoded by the coding sequence GTGTCCGCTACCGTTTATAAGAACTCTCTTTTGCAGAGTCTTGACGCAGAAGTTATCAAACGCCTCAGCTTGGAGCCGGTGACGTTTGAGCTGGAGCACCAAATCGAGTTTCCGGGCGAATCCATTCGTTACCTCTACTTCGTGGAAGAGGGAATGGCATCCTTGACGACCACCTTCGAGAATGGCGCTCAAGTTGAGGTGGGGATGTTCGGGTATGAATCAGTGATTGGGGTTTCAGCTCTTATGGGTACGAAGCGGAGTCTCAATCGCGTTTACACACAAATCGCTGGGCATGGTTACTCCTGTCCCCTCGAGGCGGCGAGAAGCGAGTTTCGACGCGGCGGGACCTTCCAATCGCTCACCTTGAGATATGTACAAGCCCAGCTTGTTCAGGCGATGCAGTCGGCTGGGTGCAATGTCCAGCACGAGGTCGACCAACGGCTGGCTCGGTGGTTGTTGATCTGTGCGGATCGCGCGCACAGCAACACCTTCAAAATGTCACACGAGTTCCTCGGTCACATGCTGGGTGCCTCCCGGCCTACAGTTTCGATGGCAGCGGCAGCCTTGAAGAGAAAAGGCCTAATCACCTACACTCGGGGGCTGATCACCATTCCTGACGTGAAACTCCTCGAAAAGAAGGCCTGTGAGTGCTACCACGTCATCAAAGATCATCTCGACAACTACACCGAGTTCGACAGTGGAATCATTTCGTAG
- a CDS encoding PAS domain S-box protein: MGSGRIIGTGEMADLVRNYDWNSTPLGPIEAWSKELVTIVNLTLTSSSPARTMWGPQLILIYNDAYRPIPGPRHPFALGKSAREVYSESWHVVGPLLEQALSTGKTVFYEKLLVPLPTQDGVRDAYLNYSFNPIFEDGAIAGLFGSLHDVTCEVVALRKLAESEARASRILQSIGDAVIVTDERACITDMNHVAESLTGWSLIDARGELLTTVFHIVDEKLRKPVESPADKVRRLGTIVGLANHTILIRKDGVETAIDDSGAPILDDDGKLSGIVLVFRDITERRLAEEVALQERARAFEALQQAPVFFALLQGPDHVFTMVNPPYLRLVNNRDVLNKPVRIALPEAAGQGYIDILDKVLQGEPFVGDSVRFQVEAAEGLPSDERYLDFVYQPLRESDGSVSGIIVVGNDVTERKKAQDVIQRLAAIIDSSDDVIVSKDLNGIVTSWNAAASRVLGYSAEEMIGASILTLIPEHLHSDEKIIIDHIRAGQRMEHFETVRRTKDGRLLDVSLTISPVKDEKGNIIGASKILRDISIRRQTEQIQQDLAKRAAELAAIVESSEDVILSKDLNGIIKSWNGAASQVFGYTAEEMIGQSILKLIPDDLRDEEKQIIDSIRAGRRVEHFETVRLTKDGRLIEASVTVSPIRDNKGEVIGASKILRDISARKRIEKSLLQAEKIAATGRMAATIAHEINNPLESVINLLYLLRSKIADEDGLNYLSSAEEELGRVAHIAKQTLGYYREHAAASAASLSEITQHAVTIYEPRCSAARIKISTFFQSSRKPILRRGEMMQVISNLIANSIYAMPNGGHLSISVEDIDEPVGGTVLTISDDGVGIAPRDLPRVFEAFFTTRSTLGTGIGLFVAKQFIEGHGGQISITSQIDSERHGTTVRIFVPLHTPYDVPRNA, translated from the coding sequence ATGGGATCTGGTCGTATCATCGGCACCGGCGAGATGGCCGATTTGGTGCGCAATTATGATTGGAATTCGACTCCGCTCGGGCCCATCGAAGCTTGGTCGAAGGAACTTGTCACCATTGTCAATCTGACCCTGACTTCCTCCTCCCCAGCAAGGACAATGTGGGGACCCCAACTGATCTTGATTTACAACGACGCCTACCGTCCGATTCCTGGGCCTCGCCATCCCTTCGCACTCGGCAAATCAGCCCGTGAGGTCTATAGCGAATCATGGCATGTGGTCGGGCCGCTTTTAGAACAGGCGCTTTCCACAGGAAAGACGGTCTTTTACGAAAAGCTTTTGGTTCCGCTCCCGACACAAGACGGCGTAAGAGACGCCTACCTGAATTACTCCTTCAACCCGATCTTCGAAGATGGAGCGATCGCCGGTCTATTCGGTTCCCTTCATGATGTTACGTGTGAGGTCGTGGCGCTTCGCAAACTCGCCGAGAGTGAAGCGCGGGCCTCGCGAATCCTGCAGAGCATCGGCGATGCGGTGATCGTCACCGATGAGCGCGCTTGCATTACCGACATGAACCACGTCGCGGAGAGTCTGACCGGCTGGTCTCTGATCGACGCGCGTGGAGAGCTCTTAACCACCGTGTTTCACATTGTTGATGAGAAACTGCGGAAACCGGTGGAGAGCCCAGCCGACAAGGTGCGCCGTCTCGGGACGATAGTGGGCCTTGCCAATCACACCATCTTGATCCGAAAGGATGGGGTGGAAACGGCAATTGACGATAGCGGCGCTCCCATCCTCGACGACGATGGCAAGCTATCCGGGATTGTCCTAGTTTTCCGCGATATTACGGAGAGAAGGCTCGCGGAAGAGGTTGCGCTCCAAGAAAGAGCCAGAGCGTTTGAAGCACTTCAGCAAGCTCCAGTCTTCTTTGCTCTTCTGCAAGGACCAGACCATGTTTTCACCATGGTGAATCCACCCTACCTGCGCCTGGTGAACAATCGTGACGTCCTGAACAAACCCGTACGCATCGCCCTGCCTGAAGCCGCGGGCCAGGGTTACATCGACATTCTCGATAAGGTCTTGCAAGGAGAGCCATTTGTTGGAGATAGTGTTCGGTTTCAAGTCGAAGCTGCCGAGGGTTTGCCGTCGGATGAGCGTTACCTCGATTTCGTATATCAGCCGTTGCGTGAGTCCGACGGCAGCGTTTCAGGGATCATCGTGGTAGGAAACGATGTAACCGAACGGAAAAAGGCGCAGGACGTGATCCAGCGGCTTGCGGCGATAATCGATTCTTCTGATGATGTCATCGTGAGTAAGGACTTGAACGGCATCGTTACAAGTTGGAATGCTGCTGCCTCTCGGGTGCTCGGCTACTCCGCAGAGGAGATGATCGGCGCGTCCATTCTTACGCTCATTCCGGAGCATCTCCACTCCGACGAAAAGATCATCATCGACCATATTCGCGCCGGACAGCGCATGGAGCACTTCGAGACAGTACGCAGGACAAAGGATGGAAGGCTCTTGGACGTCTCGCTGACGATCTCGCCGGTAAAAGATGAAAAGGGCAACATTATTGGAGCGTCGAAGATCCTTCGAGACATCTCTATTCGGAGACAAACGGAACAGATTCAACAAGATCTTGCAAAGCGCGCCGCCGAACTGGCCGCGATTGTGGAGTCCTCCGAAGACGTGATTCTAAGCAAGGATCTTAATGGAATTATCAAGAGTTGGAATGGCGCTGCGAGCCAGGTCTTTGGATATACAGCGGAGGAGATGATCGGTCAGTCCATCCTCAAGCTAATCCCTGATGATCTACGGGACGAAGAGAAACAGATTATCGACAGCATCCGCGCCGGGCGGCGGGTAGAGCACTTCGAGACTGTTCGTCTTACAAAGGACGGCAGATTGATCGAAGCTTCTGTGACGGTATCTCCGATCAGAGACAATAAGGGCGAGGTGATTGGAGCTTCCAAGATCCTCCGTGATATCTCCGCGCGGAAACGTATTGAAAAATCTTTACTGCAAGCGGAAAAGATTGCGGCAACTGGGCGTATGGCGGCTACGATCGCGCATGAGATTAATAATCCTCTTGAATCGGTCATCAATCTGCTCTATCTGCTTCGCTCGAAAATTGCCGACGAGGATGGACTAAATTACCTTTCGTCTGCCGAAGAAGAGCTTGGGCGGGTTGCCCATATCGCAAAGCAGACCCTCGGGTACTATCGCGAGCACGCTGCGGCGTCCGCGGCCTCTCTGAGTGAGATAACCCAGCATGCAGTCACCATCTATGAGCCGCGATGCTCCGCCGCCCGCATCAAGATCAGCACGTTCTTTCAATCTTCGCGGAAACCGATACTCCGTCGAGGAGAGATGATGCAAGTCATTTCGAACCTCATCGCAAATTCTATCTATGCGATGCCGAACGGAGGTCATCTATCGATCTCCGTTGAGGATATCGACGAGCCCGTCGGCGGGACGGTATTGACGATTTCAGACGATGGCGTAGGCATCGCACCCCGCGATCTTCCGAGGGTATTTGAGGCATTCTTCACGACTCGTTCCACACTCGGTACTGGAATCGGACTGTTCGTCGCGAAGCAGTTCATTGAGGGTCACGGGGGACAGATCAGCATCACAAGTCAAATTGATTCGGAAAGGCATGGGACAACAGTCCGAATATTTGTGCCTTTGCACACGCCATATGACGTCCCACGAAATGCATGA
- a CDS encoding response regulator encodes MPDTNRVVFVVDDEAVIAQTLAVILNRAGFQATAFDHPEKAIAACTELAPDLLISDVMMPGMTGVELAIHFRETQPKCKVLLFSGQATTFDLLGKAREQGYDFDLLLKPVHPADLLAKLRA; translated from the coding sequence GTGCCAGATACGAATCGTGTGGTCTTTGTCGTTGACGACGAAGCGGTGATTGCCCAAACACTCGCTGTTATTTTGAATCGAGCGGGCTTTCAAGCAACCGCCTTCGATCATCCGGAGAAGGCTATCGCCGCCTGCACTGAGTTAGCTCCCGATCTCCTCATCAGTGACGTCATGATGCCAGGTATGACGGGTGTAGAGTTGGCCATTCACTTCCGCGAAACTCAACCAAAGTGTAAGGTTCTGCTCTTCTCTGGACAGGCCACGACGTTCGATCTTTTAGGGAAGGCTCGCGAGCAGGGGTATGACTTCGATTTGCTCTTAAAGCCGGTCCATCCTGCCGACCTTCTGGCAAAACTTCGAGCTTGA